A DNA window from Boseongicola sp. contains the following coding sequences:
- a CDS encoding helix-turn-helix domain-containing protein, with amino-acid sequence MVGAMPKSANKAIEEQSSTIPDSAARRCVFLLLPRYAPIDVSSAVAVLHAANQHADKALFSWEIVTENGKPQESQNGLSLAVDGALGDVGHSDLIFVCGGDHSSADNTLKTVGWLRKARRIGAMIVSLGGGTVALAQAGMLKDRSASVHWLQRAAVAEANPEVEVRTSIFSMDMNIVTCAGGASTVDMMLHLVARLCDTEIATGVADRLACSTARTERHDQVLSDNCRSGVRNQKLADALAIMRIELEEPWRPSEIATHVGMSTRQLERLFSKHLGKSPKSYYLKLRLEHARSLIQQTNMRLIDVAMASGFSNQSYFSRVYRKQFGTSPHLERGLTSSGAKGSSLAPKSK; translated from the coding sequence ATGGTGGGCGCGATGCCGAAGTCAGCCAATAAGGCGATTGAAGAGCAATCTTCAACAATCCCGGACTCGGCCGCCCGCCGTTGCGTGTTTCTTTTGTTGCCGCGTTATGCTCCCATCGATGTTTCCAGCGCGGTAGCCGTGCTTCACGCCGCGAACCAGCACGCCGATAAGGCACTGTTTTCATGGGAGATTGTTACCGAGAATGGTAAACCTCAGGAATCGCAGAACGGCCTAAGTCTCGCGGTAGACGGCGCGCTGGGCGACGTCGGGCATAGCGATCTTATTTTCGTTTGCGGGGGCGACCACAGTTCGGCAGACAATACTTTAAAGACTGTCGGCTGGCTTCGCAAAGCGCGCCGGATCGGGGCAATGATCGTGTCGCTCGGCGGTGGCACAGTTGCGCTCGCACAAGCGGGAATGCTCAAAGACCGCTCGGCATCTGTTCACTGGCTGCAACGCGCGGCCGTTGCCGAGGCCAATCCCGAAGTCGAAGTGCGCACTTCGATCTTCAGTATGGATATGAACATTGTCACCTGTGCTGGTGGTGCGTCGACTGTTGACATGATGCTGCATTTGGTTGCGCGACTATGCGACACTGAGATCGCGACAGGCGTTGCCGACAGACTGGCGTGCTCAACGGCGCGGACCGAGCGTCACGACCAAGTGTTGTCCGATAATTGTCGCTCGGGCGTGCGCAATCAAAAGCTCGCCGATGCCCTGGCCATAATGCGCATTGAACTGGAAGAGCCTTGGCGTCCCAGCGAAATTGCGACCCATGTCGGTATGTCTACGCGCCAGCTTGAACGATTGTTCTCAAAGCACTTGGGGAAAAGCCCGAAATCCTACTACCTGAAACTAAGGCTAGAGCATGCGCGGTCACTGATCCAGCAGACAAACATGCGCCTCATCGATGTGGCCATGGCCAGCGGTTTCAGCAACCAATCCTATTTCTCTCGCGTTTATCGCAAGCAGTTTGGAACTTCTCCGCATTTGGAGAGAGGATTGACCTCTTCTGGTGCCAAAGGAAGTTCCTTGGCACCCAAATCCAAATAG